A window of the Streptomyces luomodiensis genome harbors these coding sequences:
- a CDS encoding DEAD/DEAH box helicase translates to MSLTYTAGSLVAARGREWVVLPESAPDMLVLRPLGGSEDDIAAVFPSFEEVRPAEFAAPSPADLGDQRAAGLLRTALRIGFRSGAGPFRSLASIAVEPRAYQLVPLLMALRQRTVRLLISDDVGIGKTVEAGLIAKELLAQGEATRLAVLCSPALAEQWQGELREKFGIDAELVLASTVTRLERGLELGQSLFDKHPYTIISTDFIKSTRHREDFIRHCPDLVIVDEAHTCVAADDTAQGGTSSAANQLRYELLRRISAQTDRHLLLLTATPHSGKESAFRNLLGLVRPELATLDLEPATGRAKLAEHFVARKRADVRDYLTKEDGLADDSLAERTAFPSDRWTKDEPYKLTPAYRALLDDAIAYARDRVTAAGEQGKREARIAWWSVIALLRSMVSSPAAAAQTLKTRSESATARTAQEADALGAPVAADSAENDRLEGMDVAPGAAESEEAGARLLELSRRAAQLVGPSEDAKLKALTRHLKGLIADGYHPIVFCRYIPTAEYLATQLEGKLGKKTKIAAVTGTLSPQQRLERIEQLAAESAGSAEGAGDPAVRRVLIATDCLSEGVNLQHYFDAVVHYDLAWNPTRHDQREGRVDRYGQKRDQVRVITMYGEDNGIDGKVLEVLFRKHRQIKKDLGISVSVPDETASGVTDAVVEWLLLHGRQGSQESLFDLDGHQESFDRIEREWNSAAEREKTSRSKYAQRAIHPEEVAREVAAVRAALGGADEVRDFALEALRDLDALVRDPRDGTGDFTAQLGGAPAGLRDALAATLGGRLIEEDREIPFRTTPAIARGEAALVRTDPAIGAIASYVLDSALDANTPGPRPARRCGVVTTDAVTIRTTLLLVRYRFHLTLPSRTGERQLVAEDARLLAYEGMPSRARWLDDDAAAALLAARATANTHEQLARNQITRALDGLPGLSAHLTEYGTRLAAELDASHRRVRKANEEIVRGLKVVPQEPADVLGVYVYLPQPASTVSGAEA, encoded by the coding sequence ATGAGCCTCACGTACACAGCCGGCTCCCTGGTCGCCGCCCGTGGCCGGGAATGGGTGGTGCTGCCCGAGAGCGCCCCCGACATGCTGGTGCTGCGCCCCCTGGGCGGGAGCGAGGACGACATCGCGGCCGTCTTCCCCTCCTTCGAGGAGGTGCGCCCGGCCGAGTTCGCGGCGCCGAGCCCGGCCGACCTGGGCGACCAGCGGGCCGCCGGTCTGCTGCGCACGGCGCTGCGCATCGGGTTCCGGTCGGGTGCGGGCCCGTTCCGTTCGCTGGCGTCGATCGCTGTGGAGCCCCGGGCCTACCAGCTGGTTCCGCTGCTGATGGCGTTGCGGCAGCGCACCGTGCGGCTGCTGATATCGGACGATGTGGGGATCGGCAAGACGGTCGAGGCGGGGCTGATAGCCAAGGAACTGCTGGCGCAGGGGGAGGCGACCCGGTTAGCCGTGCTCTGCTCTCCGGCGCTGGCCGAGCAGTGGCAGGGCGAGCTGCGGGAGAAGTTCGGCATCGACGCCGAGCTGGTCCTGGCCTCCACGGTGACACGACTCGAGCGCGGCCTGGAGCTGGGCCAGTCCCTGTTCGACAAGCACCCCTACACCATCATCTCGACGGACTTCATCAAGTCGACCCGGCACCGCGAGGACTTCATACGGCACTGTCCCGACCTGGTGATCGTCGACGAGGCCCACACCTGCGTGGCCGCCGACGACACCGCGCAGGGCGGCACCTCGTCCGCCGCGAACCAGCTCCGGTACGAGCTGCTGCGCAGGATCTCCGCCCAGACCGACCGGCACCTGCTCCTGCTCACCGCGACCCCGCACTCCGGCAAGGAGTCCGCGTTCCGCAACCTGCTCGGCCTGGTGCGGCCCGAACTCGCGACGCTGGACCTGGAGCCCGCGACGGGGCGAGCAAAGCTTGCCGAGCATTTCGTGGCCCGCAAGCGCGCCGACGTCCGCGACTACCTCACCAAGGAGGACGGTCTCGCCGACGACTCCCTCGCCGAGCGCACCGCCTTCCCGTCCGACCGCTGGACCAAGGACGAGCCGTACAAGCTGACGCCCGCCTACCGGGCGCTGCTCGACGACGCCATTGCCTATGCGCGGGACCGCGTCACGGCGGCCGGGGAGCAGGGCAAGCGGGAGGCCCGGATCGCCTGGTGGTCCGTGATCGCGCTGCTGCGCTCGATGGTGTCCTCACCCGCGGCCGCGGCGCAGACCCTGAAGACGCGGTCGGAGTCCGCCACCGCCCGCACCGCGCAGGAGGCCGACGCGCTGGGCGCCCCGGTGGCCGCCGACTCCGCCGAGAACGACCGGCTGGAAGGCATGGACGTCGCGCCGGGCGCCGCCGAGTCGGAGGAGGCGGGCGCCCGGCTGCTCGAACTCTCCCGGCGGGCGGCGCAGTTGGTGGGGCCGTCCGAGGACGCGAAACTCAAGGCGCTCACCCGGCATCTGAAGGGCCTGATCGCCGACGGCTACCACCCGATCGTCTTCTGCCGTTACATCCCCACCGCCGAGTACCTCGCCACCCAGCTCGAGGGCAAGCTCGGCAAGAAGACGAAGATCGCCGCGGTGACCGGTACCCTGTCCCCGCAGCAGCGTCTGGAGCGCATCGAGCAGCTCGCCGCCGAGTCCGCCGGTTCTGCCGAGGGGGCCGGTGACCCAGCCGTCCGCCGTGTCCTGATCGCCACCGACTGTCTCTCCGAGGGCGTCAACCTCCAGCACTACTTCGACGCCGTCGTCCACTACGACCTGGCCTGGAACCCCACCCGCCACGACCAGCGGGAGGGCCGCGTCGACCGGTACGGGCAGAAGCGCGACCAGGTCCGTGTCATCACCATGTACGGCGAGGACAACGGCATCGACGGCAAGGTCCTGGAGGTGCTGTTCAGGAAGCACCGGCAGATCAAGAAGGACCTCGGCATCTCCGTCTCCGTCCCCGACGAGACCGCCTCCGGCGTCACCGACGCGGTGGTGGAGTGGCTGCTGCTGCACGGACGGCAGGGCAGCCAGGAGAGCCTGTTCGACTTGGACGGCCACCAGGAGTCGTTCGACCGCATCGAGCGCGAGTGGAACTCGGCCGCCGAGCGGGAGAAGACCTCCCGCTCCAAGTACGCCCAGCGCGCCATCCATCCGGAGGAGGTGGCGCGCGAGGTGGCCGCCGTACGGGCCGCGCTCGGCGGCGCCGACGAGGTGCGCGATTTCGCCCTGGAGGCGCTGCGCGACCTGGACGCGCTGGTCCGCGACCCGCGCGACGGCACCGGCGACTTCACCGCCCAGCTCGGCGGCGCCCCGGCCGGCCTGCGCGATGCCCTCGCCGCAACCCTCGGCGGACGGCTGATCGAGGAGGACCGGGAGATCCCCTTCCGTACGACACCGGCGATCGCCCGCGGCGAGGCCGCGCTGGTCCGCACCGACCCGGCGATCGGCGCCATCGCCTCGTACGTCCTGGACTCGGCGCTCGACGCGAACACCCCGGGTCCCCGCCCGGCCCGCCGCTGCGGGGTGGTCACCACGGACGCGGTCACCATCCGCACCACGCTCCTGCTGGTGCGCTACCGCTTCCACCTCACCCTGCCGTCCCGCACCGGCGAGCGACAGCTGGTCGCGGAGGACGCCCGGCTGCTCGCCTACGAGGGGATGCCGTCGCGCGCCCGCTGGCTGGACGACGACGCGGCCGCCGCGCTCCTCGCGGCTCGCGCCACCGCCAACACCCACGAGCAGCTGGCCCGCAACCAGATCACCCGCGCGCTGGACGGCCTGCCGGGCCTGTCCGCCCACCTCACCGAGTACGGCACCCGCCTGGCCGCAGAACTCGACGCCTCGCACCGGCGCGTGCGCAAGGCCAACGAGGAGATCGTCCGCGGCCTGAAGGTCGTCCCGCAGGAGCCCGCCGATGTCCTCGGCGTGTACGTCTACCTGCCGCAGCCCGCCTCTACCGTGTCCGGAGCCGAAGCCTGA
- a CDS encoding protein kinase domain-containing protein produces the protein MGLEAVDGRFRITGIVGRGNMGEVHRAHDLQAAPDSPHQEVAVKTVLRARTGVAVDASSPNKDVDRFRREVRIMRMLSQGHPNLTLLIGGGVDRTPGGSGLPYLAMELLDGHPLADLIDEEPQLPVSWVAAIGAQIAAGLAAAHTAGVVHRDLKPANAMLTRDGTVKILDFGMGSVVDDPDQTRLTSTGVSVGTARYMAPEQFRAERVSAPADLYALGCILYELLIGRPPFSARTPYELSEQHQHEKPPRLTLVRPDLPPELVRLVGRLLEKDAELRPENAALVHEALVPLALASDDTAALLAPHWQVMDPVARLRALLPEPAPAAPAPMPRREPRLPEAMDVFGIHADLVSEYEDFTKSATVIRDARIEDFVDADLAAKSQWPDPWLSLNPFFADGGQVTDLVRDHVLHPKCAEIFQAGKKETSLRPDGRPLTFHLHQRQAIEAAQAGDSYVLTTGTGSGKSLSYIVPIVDHVLKERQAAGPDAGARVRAIVVYPMNALANSQLGELEKYLRHGFGKGREPVTFARYTGQESDEDRRALRKNPPDILLTNYVMLELMLTRPDDRSSLIRMAEGLQFLVFDELHTYRGRQGADVAFLIRRVREACRASATLQCIGTSATMSTEGSWEDQQREVARVAGRLFGTTVLPKRVIGETLVRATEEAPETVPAERLRVPAAPRSYEALTKDPLARWVESRFGLEREEGTGRLRRCAPGTVEEAAAELRARSGVPEESVREAIRTTLEAGAQAKHPVTERPLFAFRLHQFLSKGDTVYTTLEDPLTRPLTRTYQLEYPDSDGKPLFPLAFCRECGQEYLTVWRTEDGGAFGYEPRRDTSASGGRQGEGYLYLGMPGEDYEWPADPQKAVDDRRLPESWLEPDAQGVTVVKKSYRPRLPKRVVVDAHGNESGEGLVAAFVPAPFLFCVHCQVSYEQTRGRDFAKLATLDQEGRSSATSLISASIVKSLRAVPEESLGKEARKLLTFVDNRQDASLQAGHFNDFAQVTQLRGALYQAAVRAGDEGLRHDDLAEAVTEVMGLTPREYAAGTDLPPSMERRATKAFRDVVGYRLYRDLERGWRITMPNLEQTGLLRIDYEDLDWIAAHPERWQSAHAALRDADPALRQEIARTLLDFMRRALAIDVQYFRDDFDTLQRASEERLTGPWVLSESDRPAVGTAYPYGSRPGMERTAQFLSARGKFGKYLRRNVPDLRAATLDDVQSVIEDLLKVLRDADLVREVDATPEQSGPAYRRRAAQKRTGYRVSAAALIWRAGNGERGAIDPLARTYTSGEGPRVNPFFRDLYRTAAAELAGLYAREHTAQVTPEDRLERERLFRDAELPLLYCSPTMELGVDISSLNAVMMRNVPPTPANYAQRSGRAGRSGQPALVTTYCATGNSHDQYYFRRSQDMVAGQVAPPRLDLANEDLVRSHLQGIWLAETGMKLGTAIPEVVDVAYDPDGDDRPDPQMPLPLLPDILGASLDEDARRRAAATARTVLAPLIAEFESTTWWYDEWIEDRIERAPERFDASFDRWRDLFRAAVIDQYEQNKRVVDHTLSQGEQSRARSRRREAETQTNLLLNRSADSKSVMSDFNPYRYLASEGFLPGYSFPRLPLAAYIPRSGNRRNADGDYLQRPRFLAIREFGPGALIYHEGARYQVTRVQLPPDASGELATAEARRCDGCGYHYAVKPGSDTCTMCGAELYGKRTGLLHLHTVYTTPRERISSDEEERRRAGFRLETSYAFQDHGARKGRLTSHVADADGAPVLDLDYGDSATVRITNLGRVRDKEGEPDGYWLDLGDGRWLNDRAAADAIEGTGMPVVDEDGNEKRRKKRVLPFVEDRRNILVVTLEEPLPEPVAWSFLYALERGIEAAFELEDSELTAELLPPEDGPRRRMLFTEAAEGGAGVLRRIQHDKHALAKAARTALEICHFDPETGDDEGGPADGEKCARGCYACLLTYANQTHHRQLNRHAARPLLVRLSGARTEREDRGESRSERFRRLAPADASPSAQPTPAEADLAALVAQGDLLGWLRAKGYRLPDEAGVLVPEAGACPDLVFRLEGASVAVFVDAPGQRPDSTRDIDAGYRLEEAGWDVVRFPTDADWDAVVEHNASYFHLR, from the coding sequence GTGGGCTTGGAGGCGGTCGACGGACGGTTCCGCATCACAGGGATCGTGGGGCGCGGGAACATGGGGGAGGTGCACCGGGCCCACGACCTTCAAGCGGCCCCCGACTCCCCACACCAGGAGGTCGCGGTCAAGACGGTGCTGCGTGCCCGGACCGGAGTCGCCGTCGACGCGTCGAGTCCGAACAAGGACGTCGACCGTTTCCGCCGCGAAGTGCGGATCATGCGCATGCTCTCCCAGGGGCACCCCAATCTCACCCTGCTGATCGGCGGTGGTGTGGATCGGACACCGGGCGGCAGCGGCCTGCCCTACCTGGCCATGGAACTCCTGGACGGCCATCCGCTCGCGGACCTCATTGACGAAGAGCCTCAGCTGCCCGTTTCATGGGTCGCCGCCATCGGGGCGCAGATCGCCGCTGGTCTCGCCGCCGCCCACACCGCCGGGGTCGTCCACCGCGATCTGAAGCCGGCCAACGCGATGCTGACCCGCGACGGCACCGTCAAGATCCTCGACTTCGGCATGGGCTCGGTCGTCGACGACCCCGACCAGACGCGGCTGACGAGTACAGGCGTCAGCGTCGGCACGGCCCGGTACATGGCACCCGAGCAGTTCCGTGCCGAGCGGGTCTCCGCACCGGCCGACCTCTACGCGCTCGGCTGCATCCTGTACGAGCTGCTGATCGGACGGCCGCCCTTCTCCGCCAGAACCCCCTACGAGCTCTCCGAACAGCACCAGCACGAGAAGCCGCCGCGGCTCACCCTGGTGCGCCCGGACCTGCCCCCCGAGCTGGTCCGGCTGGTGGGCCGCCTTCTGGAGAAGGACGCCGAACTACGGCCCGAGAATGCTGCCCTTGTGCATGAGGCGCTGGTCCCGCTCGCGCTCGCATCGGACGATACCGCTGCCCTGCTGGCTCCGCACTGGCAGGTGATGGACCCGGTGGCACGGCTGCGTGCCCTGCTGCCCGAACCTGCCCCGGCCGCTCCCGCACCCATGCCGCGCAGGGAGCCGCGCCTGCCCGAGGCGATGGACGTCTTCGGTATCCACGCCGATCTGGTCAGCGAGTACGAGGACTTCACCAAGAGCGCCACGGTGATCCGGGACGCCCGGATCGAGGACTTCGTCGATGCCGACCTGGCGGCGAAGTCGCAGTGGCCCGACCCGTGGCTGTCGCTCAACCCGTTCTTCGCCGACGGCGGCCAGGTCACCGACCTCGTGCGGGACCACGTGCTGCATCCGAAGTGCGCGGAGATATTCCAGGCCGGCAAGAAGGAGACCTCGCTACGCCCGGACGGTCGGCCCCTGACCTTCCATCTCCACCAGCGGCAGGCAATCGAGGCCGCGCAGGCGGGCGACTCCTATGTGCTCACCACGGGCACCGGTTCGGGGAAGTCGCTGTCGTACATCGTCCCGATCGTGGACCACGTGCTGAAGGAGCGCCAGGCGGCGGGGCCGGACGCGGGTGCCCGGGTGCGCGCGATCGTCGTCTACCCGATGAACGCGCTGGCCAACTCCCAGCTGGGGGAGTTGGAGAAGTACCTGCGCCACGGATTCGGGAAGGGCCGGGAGCCCGTCACCTTCGCCCGCTACACCGGCCAGGAGTCCGATGAGGACCGCCGGGCGCTGCGCAAGAACCCTCCGGACATCCTGCTGACCAACTACGTGATGCTGGAGCTGATGCTGACCCGGCCGGACGACCGGTCCAGCCTCATCCGCATGGCCGAGGGGCTGCAGTTCCTCGTCTTCGACGAGCTGCACACCTACCGGGGCCGGCAGGGCGCGGACGTGGCGTTCCTGATCCGCCGGGTGCGCGAGGCATGCCGCGCGTCCGCGACCCTGCAGTGCATCGGCACCTCGGCGACCATGTCCACCGAGGGTTCCTGGGAGGACCAGCAGCGCGAGGTGGCCCGGGTCGCCGGCCGGCTGTTCGGTACGACGGTGCTGCCGAAGCGGGTCATCGGCGAGACCCTGGTCCGGGCGACCGAGGAGGCCCCCGAGACCGTGCCCGCCGAGCGGCTGCGGGTGCCGGCGGCACCCCGCTCGTACGAGGCACTGACGAAGGACCCACTGGCCCGCTGGGTGGAGTCCCGCTTCGGTCTGGAACGCGAGGAGGGTACGGGGCGGTTGCGCCGCTGTGCCCCGGGCACCGTCGAGGAGGCGGCGGCCGAGCTGAGGGCGCGGTCCGGGGTGCCTGAGGAGAGCGTGCGCGAGGCGATCCGGACGACCCTGGAGGCGGGGGCGCAGGCCAAGCATCCGGTGACGGAACGGCCGCTGTTCGCGTTCCGGCTGCACCAGTTCCTCTCCAAGGGCGACACCGTCTACACGACACTCGAGGATCCGCTCACCCGGCCGCTCACCCGCACCTACCAGCTGGAGTACCCGGACAGCGACGGCAAGCCGCTGTTCCCGCTGGCGTTCTGCCGTGAGTGCGGCCAGGAGTACCTGACCGTCTGGCGCACCGAGGACGGCGGCGCGTTTGGTTACGAACCGCGCCGGGACACCTCCGCCTCCGGGGGCCGCCAGGGCGAGGGCTACCTGTACCTGGGTATGCCCGGAGAGGACTACGAGTGGCCGGCCGACCCGCAGAAGGCCGTGGACGACCGGCGGCTGCCGGAATCGTGGCTGGAGCCGGACGCGCAGGGCGTGACGGTCGTCAAGAAGTCCTACCGGCCGCGTCTGCCCAAGCGCGTCGTCGTGGACGCCCACGGGAACGAGTCGGGCGAGGGGCTGGTGGCGGCGTTCGTCCCGGCGCCGTTCCTCTTCTGCGTGCACTGCCAGGTCTCCTACGAGCAGACCCGCGGCCGGGACTTCGCCAAGCTGGCCACGCTCGACCAGGAGGGGCGTTCCTCGGCGACCTCGCTGATCTCCGCGTCGATCGTGAAGTCCCTGCGGGCGGTGCCGGAGGAGAGTCTGGGCAAGGAGGCGCGCAAGCTCCTCACCTTCGTCGACAACCGGCAGGACGCCTCCCTGCAGGCCGGACACTTCAACGACTTCGCTCAGGTGACCCAGTTACGTGGCGCCCTCTACCAGGCCGCGGTGCGCGCCGGTGACGAGGGGTTGCGCCACGACGACCTGGCGGAGGCCGTCACCGAGGTGATGGGCCTGACGCCCCGCGAGTACGCGGCGGGCACCGACCTGCCCCCGTCCATGGAGCGCCGGGCCACCAAGGCCTTCCGGGACGTCGTGGGATACCGCCTCTACCGTGATCTCGAGCGCGGTTGGCGCATCACGATGCCGAACCTGGAGCAGACGGGGCTGCTGCGGATCGACTACGAGGACCTGGACTGGATCGCCGCCCACCCCGAACGCTGGCAGTCCGCGCACGCCGCTCTGCGCGACGCCGATCCTGCACTGCGGCAGGAGATCGCCCGGACGCTGCTCGACTTCATGCGGCGCGCCCTCGCCATCGATGTGCAGTACTTCCGCGACGACTTCGACACCTTGCAGCGGGCGAGCGAAGAGCGTCTGACCGGGCCATGGGTGCTCAGCGAGAGCGACCGGCCCGCGGTCGGCACCGCCTACCCTTACGGCTCGCGGCCGGGGATGGAGCGGACCGCGCAGTTCCTGTCGGCCCGCGGCAAGTTCGGCAAGTACCTGCGGCGGAACGTGCCCGACCTGCGCGCCGCGACCCTGGACGACGTCCAGTCCGTCATCGAGGACTTGCTGAAGGTGCTGCGCGACGCCGACCTGGTGCGCGAGGTGGACGCGACCCCCGAGCAGTCCGGGCCGGCCTACCGCCGCCGTGCGGCTCAGAAGCGCACCGGTTACCGGGTGTCGGCCGCCGCGCTGATCTGGCGGGCGGGGAACGGTGAGCGGGGCGCGATCGATCCCCTGGCGCGCACCTACACCAGCGGCGAGGGCCCGCGCGTCAACCCGTTCTTCCGTGACCTGTACCGCACCGCGGCCGCCGAGCTGGCCGGTCTGTACGCGCGGGAGCACACCGCGCAGGTCACCCCGGAGGACCGGCTGGAGCGCGAGCGGCTGTTCCGCGACGCCGAACTGCCGCTGCTGTACTGCTCGCCGACGATGGAGCTGGGCGTGGACATCTCCTCGCTCAACGCGGTGATGATGCGCAATGTGCCGCCGACCCCGGCGAACTACGCGCAGCGCTCGGGCCGGGCGGGCCGTTCCGGTCAGCCCGCGCTGGTGACGACGTACTGTGCGACGGGCAACAGCCACGATCAGTACTACTTCCGCCGTTCCCAGGACATGGTGGCGGGGCAGGTGGCCCCGCCGCGTCTGGATCTGGCCAACGAGGATCTGGTCCGCTCACATCTCCAGGGCATCTGGCTGGCGGAGACCGGGATGAAGCTCGGCACGGCGATACCCGAGGTCGTCGACGTCGCCTACGACCCCGACGGAGACGACCGCCCCGACCCCCAGATGCCGCTGCCCCTTCTCCCGGACATCCTTGGCGCGTCCCTGGACGAGGACGCCCGCAGGCGCGCGGCCGCCACCGCCCGTACCGTCCTCGCCCCGCTGATCGCGGAATTCGAGTCGACCACCTGGTGGTACGACGAGTGGATCGAGGACCGGATCGAGCGGGCCCCGGAGAGGTTCGACGCCTCCTTCGACCGGTGGCGGGATCTGTTCCGGGCGGCGGTCATCGACCAGTACGAGCAGAACAAGCGCGTCGTCGACCACACCCTCTCCCAGGGCGAGCAGAGCCGGGCGCGCTCGCGCCGGCGGGAGGCGGAGACGCAGACGAACCTCCTGCTGAACCGCTCCGCCGACAGCAAGTCGGTGATGAGCGACTTCAATCCGTACCGCTATCTCGCGTCCGAGGGGTTCCTGCCCGGTTACAGCTTCCCGCGGCTGCCGCTGGCCGCGTACATCCCGCGCTCCGGCAACCGCCGCAATGCCGACGGCGACTATCTGCAGCGTCCCCGCTTCCTCGCGATCCGCGAGTTCGGCCCGGGAGCGCTCATCTACCACGAGGGCGCCCGCTATCAGGTCACCCGGGTGCAGCTGCCGCCGGACGCATCGGGCGAGCTGGCGACGGCGGAGGCCCGCCGCTGCGACGGCTGCGGCTACCACTACGCCGTCAAGCCCGGCTCCGACACGTGCACGATGTGCGGGGCGGAGCTGTACGGCAAGCGCACCGGCCTGCTCCACCTGCACACCGTGTACACCACGCCGCGCGAGCGGATCTCCTCCGACGAGGAGGAGCGTCGCCGGGCCGGTTTCCGTCTGGAGACCTCGTACGCCTTCCAGGACCACGGTGCCCGCAAAGGGCGCCTCACCTCGCATGTCGCCGACGCCGACGGGGCGCCCGTCCTCGACCTCGACTACGGCGACTCCGCGACCGTCCGCATCACCAATCTCGGCCGTGTCCGCGACAAGGAGGGCGAGCCGGACGGCTACTGGCTGGACCTGGGCGACGGCCGCTGGCTCAACGACCGGGCCGCCGCGGACGCCATCGAGGGCACCGGCATGCCGGTGGTCGACGAGGACGGCAACGAGAAGCGCCGCAAGAAGCGGGTCCTGCCCTTCGTCGAGGACCGCCGCAACATCCTCGTGGTCACCCTGGAGGAGCCGCTGCCCGAGCCGGTGGCGTGGTCGTTCCTGTACGCGCTGGAGCGGGGCATCGAGGCGGCGTTCGAGCTGGAGGACTCCGAGCTGACCGCGGAGTTGCTGCCGCCGGAGGACGGTCCGCGCCGGCGCATGCTGTTCACGGAGGCCGCAGAGGGCGGCGCCGGTGTGCTGCGCCGCATCCAGCACGACAAGCACGCCCTCGCCAAGGCCGCCCGGACGGCACTGGAGATCTGCCACTTCGACCCGGAGACCGGCGACGACGAGGGCGGGCCCGCGGACGGCGAGAAGTGCGCCCGCGGCTGCTACGCCTGCCTGCTGACCTACGCCAACCAGACACACCACCGCCAACTCAACCGGCACGCCGCCCGCCCGCTGCTGGTGCGGCTGTCCGGCGCCCGCACCGAGCGGGAGGACCGCGGCGAGTCCCGAAGCGAACGCTTCCGCAGGCTCGCTCCGGCCGACGCGTCCCCGAGCGCCCAGCCGACCCCGGCGGAGGCGGATCTGGCGGCCCTTGTCGCGCAGGGTGACCTGCTCGGCTGGCTGAGGGCGAAGGGCTACCGGCTGCCGGACGAGGCCGGCGTCCTCGTCCCGGAAGCCGGAGCGTGCCCCGATCTCGTCTTCCGTCTGGAGGGGGCCAGCGTCGCCGTGTTCGTCGACGCCCCCGGCCAGAGGCCCGACTCCACCCGCGACATCGATGCCGGGTACCGCCTGGAGGAGGCCGGCTGGGACGTCGTGCGCTTTCCCACGGATGCGGACTGGGACGCCGTCGTCGAGCACAACGCCTCCTACTTCCACCTGCGTTGA